In a genomic window of Priestia filamentosa:
- a CDS encoding STAS domain-containing protein, which yields MHRNNQLYHFLLERARLLTEQWYEALDKDDSSGVYASDDPEVVEMVKKQNYEFHVRFCRVFDESCSEEEFLSSFEEWICKTSGEQEYQRTPTHLILREFFNNQEQYLEYVKEFVEKSHETYSPETINRWNRKIINNFNYVMLAFAEQSHKYAEERLAAQKEMIHELSSPVISLSEDLSLLPLVGDIDTDRAQRVRENTLQQCSNQQVKHLLIDLSGVLIIDTMVAHQIFQLIKALKLIGVTCTLSGIRPEIAQTAIQIGIDFDDLSVVSSIHQALAQRHLLQ from the coding sequence ATGCATAGAAACAATCAACTCTATCATTTTTTACTAGAAAGAGCGCGCTTATTAACAGAGCAGTGGTATGAAGCTTTAGATAAAGATGATTCCTCTGGCGTATATGCGTCGGATGATCCTGAAGTCGTTGAAATGGTAAAGAAACAAAATTATGAATTTCATGTACGGTTTTGTAGAGTGTTTGATGAATCTTGTTCAGAAGAGGAGTTCTTATCCTCTTTTGAGGAATGGATTTGTAAAACTTCTGGGGAACAGGAATATCAACGTACACCCACTCACTTGATATTACGAGAGTTCTTTAATAACCAAGAACAGTATCTAGAGTATGTGAAAGAATTTGTAGAGAAAAGTCATGAGACCTATTCTCCTGAAACGATTAACAGATGGAACCGTAAGATCATTAATAACTTCAATTATGTGATGCTAGCTTTCGCAGAACAAAGTCATAAGTATGCGGAAGAACGTTTAGCTGCTCAAAAAGAGATGATCCATGAATTAAGCTCTCCGGTTATTTCCCTTAGTGAAGACCTTTCTCTTCTTCCTCTTGTAGGAGATATTGATACCGATCGAGCCCAGAGGGTGAGGGAAAATACGTTACAACAATGTTCTAATCAACAAGTAAAACATTTACTGATTGACCTATCTGGTGTACTGATTATCGATACGATGGTGGCCCACCAAATCTTCCAATTAATCAAGGCTTTAAAGTTAATTGGTGTAACCTGTACACTTTCAGGAATTCGACCTGAGATCGCTCAAACGGCTATACAAATCGGAATCGATTTTGACGACTTATCTGTCGTTTCTAGTATTCATCAAGCTTTAGCCCAACGTCATTTGCTTCAGTAA
- a CDS encoding transposase produces the protein MDLYHARNSVKDLGSEYGVSEVTIYKWIKEFIPIHSGKGSLASKELVEIQMENLRLKQKLEILKKAIGIFAKK, from the coding sequence CTGGATCTATATCATGCTAGAAACTCGGTAAAAGACTTAGGCAGCGAATATGGCGTATCAGAAGTAACAATCTATAAATGGATAAAAGAATTTATACCTATCCATTCAGGGAAAGGCTCTCTGGCATCGAAAGAGTTAGTTGAGATTCAGATGGAAAACCTTCGGTTAAAACAAAAACTAGAAATCCTAAAAAAGGCTATAGGCATATTCGCGAAAAAGTAA
- a CDS encoding catalase — protein MAENKDRDGSNGDDVKRETLTTRQGHPVRDNQNIRTIGNRGPATLENYHFIEKISHFDREEVPERVVHARGSGAFGYFETYGKVGDEPVEKYTRAKVFSGAGKRTPLMVRFSTVAGSKDSPETARDPRGFAVKMYTEDGNWDLVGNNIKIFFIRDAMKFPDMIHAFKADPASNVPNPQRMFDFVSRSPEATHMITFLFSPWGIPATYRHMQGSGVNTYKWVNDKGEAVLVKYHWEPKQGIRNLTQEEADAIQAKNVGHATQDLYEAIERKDYPEWELFVQIMEDDYHKELDFDPLDDTKLWPEDQFPWLPVGRMVLDRNPVDFHAEIEQAAFGTGVLVDGMDFSDDKMLQGRTFSYSDTQRYRVGANYLKLPVNAPKAPVRTNQHRGQMDTRDPKESGENPHINYEPSMLGGYEEASKGALPPHRPKYNAEAMSAPIDRPNNYGQAGNTYREFEEWERDELIKNLSEALAVCDKRIQEAMIEHFTQADEDYGRRVKEGIEKKMKEMQGMEKENQVPGRESGQSKYGQGSLAANEATKDAVNKSHGADPY, from the coding sequence TTGGCAGAGAATAAAGATAGGGATGGTTCAAACGGAGATGATGTGAAACGTGAGACTCTGACAACACGTCAGGGTCATCCCGTGAGGGATAACCAAAACATCCGTACAATTGGTAATCGTGGTCCAGCTACACTTGAGAATTATCACTTCATTGAAAAGATTTCCCATTTTGATCGGGAAGAGGTACCAGAGCGTGTAGTACACGCACGAGGATCTGGGGCATTTGGATATTTTGAAACGTACGGAAAAGTCGGAGATGAACCGGTAGAAAAGTATACTCGCGCTAAAGTATTTTCGGGTGCTGGGAAGAGAACACCACTCATGGTTCGCTTCTCTACAGTGGCAGGATCAAAGGATTCGCCGGAAACAGCACGGGATCCACGCGGCTTTGCGGTAAAAATGTATACGGAAGATGGCAACTGGGATTTGGTTGGGAACAATATAAAAATTTTCTTTATCCGTGATGCGATGAAGTTCCCTGATATGATTCACGCATTTAAGGCTGATCCGGCTTCGAATGTGCCAAATCCTCAGCGAATGTTTGATTTCGTTTCTCGTTCACCTGAGGCAACGCATATGATTACATTTTTATTTTCTCCATGGGGGATTCCAGCGACATACCGTCACATGCAGGGTTCTGGTGTAAACACCTACAAATGGGTAAATGACAAAGGCGAGGCTGTGTTGGTGAAGTATCATTGGGAGCCAAAGCAAGGGATTCGTAACTTAACACAAGAAGAAGCAGACGCTATTCAAGCAAAGAACGTTGGTCATGCCACACAAGATTTATATGAAGCCATCGAGCGCAAGGATTATCCAGAGTGGGAGCTCTTTGTGCAGATTATGGAGGATGATTACCATAAGGAACTTGATTTTGATCCTCTTGATGATACAAAACTTTGGCCAGAGGATCAGTTTCCATGGTTGCCAGTAGGACGTATGGTCCTTGATCGCAATCCAGTAGATTTCCATGCGGAGATTGAGCAAGCCGCCTTTGGGACAGGGGTTCTTGTAGATGGAATGGACTTCTCAGATGATAAAATGCTTCAAGGTCGTACCTTCTCTTACTCCGATACACAGCGCTATCGTGTAGGGGCGAACTATCTAAAATTGCCTGTGAATGCACCGAAAGCACCTGTTCGTACAAACCAGCATCGCGGCCAAATGGATACCCGTGACCCGAAGGAGTCTGGAGAGAATCCACATATTAACTATGAGCCATCAATGCTCGGCGGCTACGAGGAAGCAAGTAAAGGCGCTCTTCCACCGCACCGTCCAAAGTATAATGCAGAAGCAATGAGTGCACCTATTGATCGCCCTAATAACTATGGGCAAGCTGGAAATACATACAGAGAGTTTGAGGAATGGGAGCGCGATGAATTAATCAAAAACCTTTCGGAAGCACTTGCGGTATGTGACAAACGTATTCAAGAAGCGATGATTGAGCACTTCACCCAAGCCGATGAAGACTATGGTCGTCGTGTGAAGGAAGGAATTGAAAAGAAAATGAAAGAAATGCAAGGCATGGAGAAGGAAAATCAAGTTCCAGGCCGTGAATCAGGTCAATCGAAATATGGCCAAGGTTCATTAGCTGCGAATGAAGCAACAAAAGATGCTGTGAATAAAAGCCATGGAGCTGACCCTTATTAA
- a CDS encoding sulfite exporter TauE/SafE family protein: MDMAFITTLFIIGFMGSFISGMVGIGGSVINYPMLLYIPPLVGVMTLTAHEVSGIGAVQVFFATISGVWAYRKSGFLHKTLIVYMGSSILIGSMLGSYFSHFISEKGINLIYGILALIAVILMFIPRKGQEDKEDDEILFNKPIASSLAFIIGSISGILGAGGAFILVPIMLSILKIPVRVTIASSLAITFLSSIGATVGKIITGQVLLVPTLILILASLIASPIGAKIGQSINAKFLQWLLALLILATAIKIWLDVL, encoded by the coding sequence GTGGATATGGCCTTTATCACTACTCTTTTCATCATTGGGTTTATGGGTTCATTTATCTCCGGAATGGTTGGCATTGGCGGATCTGTCATTAACTATCCTATGTTACTGTATATTCCTCCATTAGTAGGAGTCATGACTCTAACCGCACACGAAGTTTCAGGTATCGGTGCTGTTCAAGTATTTTTTGCCACAATTAGTGGGGTCTGGGCTTATCGTAAAAGTGGATTCTTACACAAAACGCTCATTGTATATATGGGAAGTAGTATTCTTATAGGTAGTATGTTGGGTAGTTATTTTTCTCATTTCATATCTGAGAAAGGAATCAACTTAATATATGGAATATTAGCTCTTATAGCTGTTATTTTAATGTTTATACCGAGAAAAGGACAGGAAGATAAAGAAGACGATGAAATTTTATTTAATAAGCCAATAGCCTCTTCTTTAGCCTTTATCATTGGGAGTATATCAGGTATTCTGGGAGCTGGAGGAGCTTTTATCTTGGTACCTATCATGTTATCGATCTTAAAAATCCCAGTCCGAGTCACGATCGCTTCTTCTCTAGCGATTACTTTCCTTTCTTCTATTGGAGCAACAGTTGGGAAAATCATAACAGGTCAAGTTCTCCTTGTACCCACCCTTATTCTTATCCTTGCAAGCCTTATTGCTTCTCCTATAGGTGCAAAAATAGGACAAAGTATCAATGCTAAGTTTTTACAATGGCTCTTAGCCCTATTAATTTTAGCCACAGCTATTAAAATTTGGTTAGACGTTTTATAA
- a CDS encoding sulfurtransferase TusA family protein — translation MKSDKVLDAKGLACPMPIVRTKKAMNEIESGQVLEVHATDKGAKNDLAAWSKSGGHELIEQAEEGDVLKFWIKKG, via the coding sequence ATGAAATCAGATAAAGTATTAGATGCAAAAGGACTAGCATGTCCCATGCCGATTGTAAGAACAAAGAAAGCGATGAATGAAATAGAATCAGGTCAAGTTCTAGAAGTACATGCTACGGATAAAGGAGCTAAGAATGACTTGGCTGCTTGGTCTAAATCAGGCGGACATGAACTGATAGAACAAGCTGAAGAAGGCGACGTTCTAAAATTCTGGATTAAAAAAGGATAA
- a CDS encoding MBL fold metallo-hydrolase encodes MTVQALTAKKVTQKIVNKEPLFILDVRNESDFSDWKIEGHYFDYLNVPYFDLLDGVEDILDQIPSDKEVLVVCAKEGSSVMVSDMLSEAGLIVYYLKGGMKAWSEHLEPVKVGDLKDGGELYQFVRMGKGCLSYMVTSNGEAAIMDATRMADIYIDFAKELGVTITHVFDTHLHADHISGGRAIAEQTKATYWLPPKDAEEVVFHYQPLEEGHNVTIGKTTIAIQPIYSPGHTIGSTSFVVDDQYLLSGDILFIDSIGRPDLAGMAEDWVGDLRETLYKRYKELSNELIVLPAHFMVIDELNEDGSVGKKLGTLFTENHGLNIEDETEFRHLVTDNLPPQPNAYQEIRETNMGKVNPDKEKQREMEIGPNRCAIR; translated from the coding sequence ATGACCGTACAAGCCCTTACGGCAAAAAAAGTGACACAAAAAATCGTGAACAAAGAACCTTTATTTATTCTCGATGTTCGGAATGAAAGTGATTTTAGCGATTGGAAAATTGAAGGCCATTATTTTGATTATTTAAATGTACCTTACTTTGATCTTTTAGATGGGGTCGAAGATATTTTAGACCAAATACCTTCTGATAAAGAAGTATTGGTGGTTTGCGCCAAAGAAGGGTCATCTGTAATGGTATCCGATATGCTTTCGGAAGCTGGGCTTATAGTCTACTACCTTAAAGGTGGAATGAAAGCGTGGAGTGAACATTTAGAACCTGTAAAAGTGGGCGATTTAAAAGACGGTGGAGAGCTGTATCAATTCGTTCGAATGGGTAAAGGATGTTTATCCTATATGGTCACATCAAACGGAGAAGCAGCAATTATGGATGCTACCCGTATGGCCGATATTTATATCGATTTCGCCAAGGAACTAGGCGTAACCATTACTCATGTATTTGATACACATCTTCATGCTGACCATATTTCAGGCGGAAGAGCTATAGCCGAACAAACAAAGGCCACTTACTGGTTACCACCGAAAGATGCAGAGGAAGTGGTATTCCATTATCAACCATTAGAAGAAGGACATAATGTGACAATTGGAAAGACAACAATTGCAATTCAACCAATTTATTCTCCGGGTCACACGATTGGTTCTACTTCATTCGTGGTGGATGACCAATATCTTCTTTCAGGTGATATTCTGTTTATCGATTCCATTGGTAGACCTGATTTAGCTGGTATGGCAGAAGATTGGGTGGGAGATTTACGCGAAACCCTTTATAAACGATATAAAGAATTATCAAATGAGTTAATCGTATTGCCTGCTCATTTTATGGTGATCGATGAATTAAATGAAGATGGCAGTGTAGGTAAGAAGCTAGGAACCTTGTTTACTGAGAACCATGGCTTAAACATTGAAGATGAAACAGAATTTAGACACCTAGTGACTGATAATTTACCACCTCAACCTAATGCTTATCAAGAAATTCGAGAAACAAACATGGGGAAAGTCAACCCAGACAAAGAAAAACAGCGTGAAATGGAAATTGGACCTAACCGTTGTGCTATACGATAA
- a CDS encoding DsrE/DsrF/DrsH-like family protein translates to MSSKVAIIAANGGLFDAYKVFNIATAAAASDQEVSIFFTFEGLNLIHKEGHKHLEMPEGKEHFAEGFKKANVPSIPELVEMAQEMGVKFIGCQMTMDVMGLTKEDFVEGIEVGGAVTFLAFAKDANVSLTF, encoded by the coding sequence ATGAGTTCAAAAGTAGCTATTATTGCGGCAAATGGTGGGTTATTTGATGCCTATAAAGTTTTTAATATTGCCACTGCGGCAGCAGCAAGTGATCAAGAAGTATCGATTTTCTTTACATTTGAAGGGTTGAATCTAATTCATAAGGAAGGTCACAAACACTTAGAGATGCCAGAAGGGAAAGAACACTTTGCAGAGGGATTTAAGAAAGCAAACGTACCTTCTATCCCGGAACTTGTGGAAATGGCACAAGAAATGGGCGTTAAATTCATTGGCTGTCAAATGACAATGGACGTTATGGGATTAACAAAAGAAGACTTTGTAGAAGGCATTGAGGTAGGCGGAGCTGTTACCTTTTTAGCTTTTGCTAAGGATGCAAATGTGTCCCTAACCTTCTAA
- a CDS encoding sulfurtransferase TusA family protein, which produces MIQANVVLDAKGLACPMPIVKTKKKMNDLKAGEVLEIQATDKGSTADLQAWAKSTGHEYLGTETEGDVLHHFLRKGGADSSAQTTSIPEISLDEFKKKVESDKPLHILDVREREEYEEAHIPGVVHIPLGEVEKRSNELNKEDEIYVICHSGRRSEAAAQTMKKQGFKNLINVVPGMRDWTGKTE; this is translated from the coding sequence ATGATTCAAGCAAATGTGGTACTAGATGCAAAAGGATTAGCATGTCCCATGCCGATTGTAAAAACGAAGAAGAAAATGAATGATTTAAAGGCTGGTGAAGTATTAGAAATCCAAGCAACAGATAAAGGATCTACAGCTGATTTACAAGCTTGGGCAAAAAGTACAGGTCACGAATATTTAGGCACTGAAACAGAAGGAGATGTTCTTCATCATTTTCTTCGTAAAGGTGGAGCTGACTCATCAGCACAGACAACATCTATTCCTGAGATTTCATTAGATGAATTTAAAAAGAAAGTGGAAAGTGATAAACCTCTCCATATTTTAGATGTTCGTGAACGAGAAGAGTATGAGGAAGCTCATATTCCAGGCGTTGTGCATATTCCTCTTGGGGAAGTGGAAAAACGTTCAAATGAGCTCAACAAGGAAGATGAAATTTATGTAATTTGCCACTCTGGAAGAAGAAGTGAAGCAGCAGCCCAAACTATGAAGAAACAAGGATTTAAAAACTTAATCAATGTGGTCCCAGGTATGCGTGACTGGACAGGAAAAACAGAGTAG
- a CDS encoding rhodanese-like domain-containing protein: MDSSTIINILLFLFVGWFLIQRFLPPKGINQITTLDLKSELKKKGKQFIDVRTPHEFGARHIKGFQNIPLSELPNQSHQLSKNQEVLVICQSGMRSMKASKILKKQGFKHVTNIKGGMNAWH; the protein is encoded by the coding sequence ATGGATAGTAGCACCATCATTAATATCTTATTGTTTTTGTTTGTCGGATGGTTCTTAATTCAACGTTTCCTTCCACCAAAAGGGATTAACCAGATTACTACTTTAGATTTAAAATCAGAGCTAAAGAAAAAAGGGAAACAGTTTATTGATGTACGAACGCCTCATGAGTTTGGCGCAAGACATATTAAAGGCTTTCAGAATATCCCTTTGTCAGAACTTCCAAACCAATCTCATCAACTATCAAAAAATCAGGAAGTTTTAGTGATTTGTCAAAGTGGAATGAGAAGTATGAAGGCCAGTAAGATACTGAAAAAGCAAGGATTTAAACATGTTACCAATATAAAAGGTGGAATGAATGCATGGCATTAA
- a CDS encoding DsrE/DsrF/DrsH-like family protein, which translates to MTEQKKRTTIVLFSGDYDKAMAAYIIANGAAAYDHEVTIFHTFWGLNALRKEELVPVKKGFLEKMFGKMMPRGADKMGLSKMNFAGMGPKMIKNVIKKHNALTLPQLIEMAQEQDVKLVACTMTMDLLGLQEKELLDDIDYAGVAAYLADAEDGNVNLFI; encoded by the coding sequence ATGACAGAACAGAAAAAGCGTACAACGATTGTATTATTTAGTGGGGATTATGATAAGGCGATGGCAGCTTATATTATTGCAAATGGGGCAGCTGCCTATGACCATGAAGTAACCATTTTCCATACATTTTGGGGACTAAATGCTTTACGTAAGGAAGAACTAGTACCTGTCAAAAAAGGCTTTCTTGAAAAAATGTTTGGAAAAATGATGCCTCGTGGTGCTGACAAAATGGGATTGTCTAAAATGAACTTTGCAGGTATGGGACCTAAAATGATTAAAAATGTGATAAAAAAACATAATGCGCTTACTTTGCCTCAGTTGATTGAAATGGCTCAAGAACAAGACGTAAAGCTTGTAGCTTGTACGATGACGATGGATCTTCTAGGATTACAGGAAAAAGAGTTGTTAGATGACATTGACTATGCAGGCGTAGCTGCCTATTTAGCAGATGCTGAAGACGGAAACGTCAACTTATTTATTTAA
- a CDS encoding metal-sensitive transcriptional regulator, whose translation MEYDQQVKNRLRRIEGQIKGVLSMMEQGKDCRDVVTQLAASRNAIDRAMGVIVSTNLEHCVRESIKNGEDTENLVKEAVNLLVKSR comes from the coding sequence ATGGAATATGATCAGCAGGTTAAAAACCGCCTACGTCGAATTGAAGGACAAATTAAAGGTGTGTTAAGTATGATGGAACAGGGGAAAGATTGTAGAGACGTTGTCACTCAATTAGCAGCTTCACGTAATGCGATTGACCGAGCAATGGGGGTTATTGTGAGTACCAACCTGGAACACTGTGTTCGTGAAAGTATTAAGAATGGAGAAGATACAGAGAACTTAGTAAAAGAAGCTGTTAACTTATTGGTGAAAAGTAGATAG
- a CDS encoding EVE domain-containing protein, translating into MEKNIRYWVGVASRDHVMKGVQGGFAQLCHGKEAPLKKMKTGDWIIYYSPKVQLNESTPYQKFTALGRVVDDYIFQFDMGNDFIPFRRRIDFTECTETSIHPLIPQLSFIKNKKYWGYSFRFGHLEISEDDFKVIKEEMTEMKGD; encoded by the coding sequence ATGGAAAAGAATATAAGATATTGGGTTGGAGTGGCTTCTCGCGACCATGTAATGAAGGGCGTTCAAGGTGGTTTTGCTCAACTTTGTCATGGTAAGGAAGCTCCTTTAAAAAAGATGAAGACGGGCGATTGGATCATTTATTATTCTCCAAAGGTACAGCTTAATGAAAGTACTCCCTATCAAAAATTTACAGCTTTAGGACGAGTTGTTGATGATTATATCTTTCAATTTGATATGGGAAATGATTTTATACCCTTCCGAAGAAGGATAGATTTTACGGAGTGTACAGAAACATCTATTCATCCTTTAATTCCCCAGCTCTCTTTTATTAAAAATAAGAAGTATTGGGGTTATTCGTTTCGATTTGGCCATTTAGAAATAAGTGAAGATGATTTTAAAGTCATCAAAGAAGAAATGACAGAGATGAAAGGAGATTAG
- a CDS encoding rhodanese-like domain-containing protein, whose product MNALDYFNARLQATISPMDYIKAKKMNPEQYFLIDVRNGPAHVRSITIKDSHVIPEQELDNRLDEIPKDKKIILYCWDVWCNTAAKVAKSLLEQGYDVKELTGGIAAWQEMNFPVSTATPDNPLSNHCGC is encoded by the coding sequence ATGAACGCACTCGATTATTTTAATGCACGTCTTCAAGCGACTATAAGCCCCATGGATTACATAAAAGCAAAGAAAATGAATCCAGAACAATACTTTTTAATTGATGTTAGGAATGGTCCTGCTCATGTAAGAAGTATAACGATTAAGGATTCCCACGTTATACCCGAACAAGAATTAGACAATCGTTTAGATGAGATTCCCAAGGACAAGAAGATTATCCTTTATTGTTGGGATGTTTGGTGCAATACAGCTGCTAAAGTTGCCAAATCTTTATTGGAACAAGGGTATGACGTAAAAGAATTAACGGGGGGAATTGCTGCATGGCAGGAAATGAACTTTCCAGTCTCAACAGCCACTCCAGATAATCCTCTATCCAATCATTGTGGGTGTTAA
- a CDS encoding MarR family winged helix-turn-helix transcriptional regulator, giving the protein MNKWNQSYGFLLGKALQQMENKFAEGLVPFNINSRQYGVLLFIEENPYSSQKDISDNLQIDRTTMVSHIDHLETLGFVERTKNPNDRRSYSLLITGKGKEVLHSRWELLTDVESEVLTPLNQQERQLLKDFLIRIWKSL; this is encoded by the coding sequence ATGAATAAGTGGAATCAATCTTATGGTTTTTTACTTGGAAAGGCTCTTCAACAAATGGAAAATAAGTTTGCTGAAGGACTGGTTCCTTTTAACATCAATTCAAGACAATATGGCGTTCTTTTATTTATTGAGGAAAATCCATATTCCTCTCAAAAAGATATATCGGACAACCTACAAATTGATCGAACGACGATGGTCAGTCATATTGATCATTTGGAAACGTTAGGATTTGTGGAGAGAACCAAGAACCCTAATGACCGAAGATCTTATAGTCTTTTAATTACGGGAAAAGGAAAGGAAGTACTGCATTCACGTTGGGAACTTCTAACTGATGTAGAATCAGAAGTTTTAACGCCTTTAAATCAGCAAGAAAGACAATTGTTGAAAGATTTTTTGATTAGAATTTGGAAGTCACTATAG
- a CDS encoding recombinase family protein — MENRKFGYIRVSSRDQNEGRQLQSMEEAGISPRDIFIDKQSGKNFNREQYQLMKRMMRKGDILYIHSLDRFGRNKEEILQEWNAITKEIEADIVVLDMPLLDTTQYKNSLGTFIADLVLQILSWMAEEERDRIRKRQREGIDAALKGGVSFGRPKAQVSQEFIEAYNRWRNKEITAVQAMKEANVKKTTFYKLVKEHEGTFNKINI; from the coding sequence ATGGAAAATAGAAAATTTGGATACATACGAGTAAGCAGCCGAGATCAAAATGAGGGTCGTCAACTTCAATCCATGGAGGAAGCTGGAATTTCCCCTCGGGATATTTTCATTGATAAGCAAAGTGGGAAAAATTTCAATCGAGAACAGTATCAACTGATGAAACGAATGATGCGTAAAGGAGATATTCTTTATATTCATTCTCTAGATCGCTTTGGCCGTAATAAGGAAGAAATTTTACAAGAATGGAATGCCATTACAAAAGAGATTGAGGCAGACATTGTGGTCTTAGATATGCCGTTGTTGGATACTACTCAATACAAGAATAGTTTGGGAACCTTTATTGCAGATTTAGTTTTGCAGATTCTTTCATGGATGGCAGAAGAGGAACGAGATCGTATTCGGAAACGTCAGCGCGAAGGGATTGATGCTGCACTCAAAGGTGGTGTATCTTTTGGACGTCCTAAAGCTCAGGTTAGTCAAGAATTCATTGAAGCTTATAATCGATGGAGAAATAAGGAGATTACAGCTGTACAAGCGATGAAAGAGGCTAATGTTAAAAAGACAACTTTTTATAAATTAGTGAAGGAACATGAGGGTACCTTTAATAAGATCAATATATAA
- a CDS encoding monooxygenase, whose product MTYLLQVDFKFEGPFGNDLTNAFTDIANSINKEKGFIWKIWTENKEAKEAGGIYLFETKEDAEKYLDMHTKRLKGFSITGIKGKIFETNEQLTTLNHGPLKLTKEKRDF is encoded by the coding sequence ATGACCTACCTACTACAAGTTGATTTTAAATTTGAGGGACCTTTTGGTAATGATCTGACAAATGCTTTTACGGACATAGCAAACAGTATTAATAAGGAAAAGGGGTTCATATGGAAGATATGGACAGAAAATAAAGAAGCTAAAGAAGCCGGGGGAATCTATCTCTTTGAAACAAAAGAAGATGCCGAAAAGTATTTAGATATGCATACGAAAAGATTAAAAGGATTCAGCATTACAGGTATTAAAGGAAAGATTTTTGAGACAAATGAACAGCTTACTACTCTTAATCATGGACCTTTAAAGCTTACTAAAGAAAAAAGGGACTTTTAA
- the arsC gene encoding arsenate reductase (thioredoxin), with the protein MSKKTIYFLCTGNSCRSQMAEGWAKKYLDANEWNVYSAGIEAHGLNPNAVKAMREVDINISNQTSDIIDPEILNNADLVVTLCGDAADKCPMTPPHVKREHWGFDDPAKAEGTDEEKWAFFQRVRDEIAERIQRFAKTGE; encoded by the coding sequence ATGTCTAAAAAAACAATTTATTTCTTATGTACAGGAAACTCTTGTCGTAGCCAAATGGCAGAAGGTTGGGCAAAGAAATATTTAGATGCTAACGAATGGAATGTATACAGCGCTGGCATTGAAGCACATGGTCTTAACCCAAATGCGGTTAAAGCAATGCGAGAAGTAGATATTAATATTTCAAACCAAACATCTGATATTATTGACCCTGAAATCCTAAATAACGCAGATTTAGTGGTGACTCTATGTGGAGATGCAGCTGATAAATGTCCAATGACACCACCTCATGTAAAACGTGAGCACTGGGGATTTGATGATCCAGCAAAAGCAGAAGGAACAGATGAAGAGAAATGGGCCTTCTTTCAACGTGTACGTGATGAAATCGCAGAACGTATTCAACGTTTCGCAAAAACAGGTGAATAA